The Prevotella sp. E9-3 genome has a window encoding:
- the lgt gene encoding prolipoprotein diacylglyceryl transferase has translation MNLISYILWNPDLEAFHIGPLAFRWYSLCWLIGLLLAYLVVRRLFKEQKIKDELFDPLFMYCFLGILIGARLGHCIFYQPDYFLTSWKGVIEMFLPIHIDPFGSWHMTGYQGLASHGGTLGLILALLLYVRHTGVGLWRVLDNIAIATGTTACFIRLGNLMNSEIIGRATDVPWAFVFERVDMVPRHPGQLYEAIAYALLFALMWFIYRKHQQFVGTGFYFGLCLFYIFTFRFFIEYTKEVQEAFEEGLMFDMGQLLSIPFILIGGWYMVKGWKKGQKLMQ, from the coding sequence ATGAATCTCATCAGTTACATTCTCTGGAACCCGGATTTAGAGGCATTCCATATTGGGCCGTTGGCCTTCCGCTGGTACTCGCTGTGCTGGCTGATAGGCTTGTTGCTGGCCTATCTGGTGGTGAGGCGCTTGTTTAAAGAGCAGAAAATCAAGGACGAACTCTTCGACCCCTTGTTTATGTACTGTTTCCTTGGCATCCTGATTGGCGCCCGACTGGGGCACTGCATCTTCTATCAGCCCGACTATTTCCTCACTTCATGGAAAGGAGTGATAGAAATGTTCCTGCCTATCCATATAGACCCCTTCGGTTCATGGCACATGACTGGCTATCAGGGACTTGCCTCACATGGTGGAACACTGGGACTCATCCTTGCCCTGTTGCTTTATGTGAGACATACCGGAGTGGGACTCTGGCGCGTATTGGACAATATCGCTATAGCCACAGGAACAACAGCCTGCTTTATACGCTTGGGAAACCTGATGAATAGCGAAATCATCGGACGTGCTACCGATGTGCCCTGGGCTTTCGTGTTTGAACGCGTTGACATGGTTCCACGTCATCCCGGACAACTCTACGAGGCCATTGCCTATGCCCTGCTGTTTGCCCTGATGTGGTTTATCTACAGAAAGCATCAGCAGTTTGTGGGAACGGGCTTCTACTTCGGTCTGTGCCTGTTCTATATCTTCACGTTCCGCTTCTTCATCGAGTACACAAAAGAGGTGCAGGAAGCATTCGAAGAAGGACTGATGTTCGATATGGGTCAACTGCTTTCAATACCATTTATACTCATTGGAGGATGGTATATGGTAAAAGGATGGAAAAAAGGGCAGAAACTGATGCAGTAA
- the ychF gene encoding redox-regulated ATPase YchF: MALKCGIVGLPNVGKSTLFNCLSSAKAQAANFPFCTIEPNVGVITVPDERLTKLAELVHPGRIVPATCEIVDIAGLVKGASKGEGLGNKFLGNIRETDAIIHVLRCFEDDNITHVDGTIDPVRDKEIIDTELQLKDLETIEGRLAKTEKAAAAGNKDAKVEVTVLKAYKEVLDQGKNARVVEFESKEEQDCARNLFLLTAKPVLYVCNVGENDAKNGNAFTKKIEEIAREEGAETMVIAAKTEEDIAELESYEDKQMFLEELGLEESGVNRLIKKAYALLNLETFITAGEMEVKAWTYKKGWKAPQCAGVIHTDFEKGFIRAEVIKYDDYLQYGSESAVREAGKLAVEGKDYVVQDGDIMHFRFNV; encoded by the coding sequence ATGGCATTAAAATGTGGTATCGTGGGCTTGCCTAACGTGGGCAAGAGCACGCTCTTTAACTGTCTGTCGAGCGCTAAGGCGCAGGCAGCCAACTTCCCTTTTTGTACAATTGAACCAAATGTAGGCGTTATCACCGTGCCCGATGAGCGACTGACCAAACTGGCCGAGCTTGTTCATCCCGGACGTATTGTTCCTGCCACTTGCGAAATTGTGGACATTGCAGGACTGGTGAAAGGTGCCTCAAAGGGTGAAGGTCTGGGCAATAAGTTCCTGGGAAATATCCGTGAGACCGACGCCATCATCCACGTGTTGCGCTGTTTTGAGGATGACAATATCACCCATGTTGACGGCACTATCGACCCCGTTCGCGATAAGGAAATCATCGATACCGAACTGCAGCTGAAAGACCTGGAGACCATCGAAGGCCGACTGGCAAAGACTGAGAAGGCTGCCGCTGCCGGCAACAAGGACGCCAAGGTAGAAGTGACCGTTCTGAAAGCTTATAAAGAGGTACTCGACCAAGGCAAGAATGCCCGTGTGGTGGAGTTTGAGAGCAAGGAAGAGCAGGACTGCGCCCGCAACCTGTTTCTGCTCACTGCCAAGCCCGTTCTCTATGTATGCAACGTAGGTGAGAATGACGCCAAGAACGGTAACGCCTTCACCAAGAAAATCGAAGAGATTGCCCGTGAGGAAGGTGCTGAGACCATGGTGATTGCCGCCAAGACAGAGGAAGACATCGCCGAACTGGAATCGTACGAAGACAAGCAGATGTTCCTCGAGGAACTGGGCTTGGAAGAGAGTGGCGTGAACCGCCTGATCAAGAAGGCCTATGCCCTGCTGAACTTAGAGACCTTTATTACTGCCGGCGAGATGGAAGTGAAGGCCTGGACCTACAAGAAAGGATGGAAGGCTCCACAGTGTGCCGGTGTCATCCACACCGACTTTGAGAAAGGTTTCATCCGTGCCGAGGTCATCAAATACGACGACTATCTGCAGTACGGCTCAGAATCTGCCGTTCGCGAAGCCGGCAAACTGGCTGTGGAAGGTAAAGACTACGTAGTACAAGACGGCGACATCATGCACTTCAGATTTAATGTTTAG